From the genome of Chthoniobacterales bacterium, one region includes:
- a CDS encoding DUF2851 family protein, whose protein sequence is MTAREAYEEALAGCDLHVREPEPFSDNELFWQARWFSGACGREFVCRDGRKVLVTDFGEWNREAGPDFVNTSVRIDGKHRQGAIEVDLDAAGWENHRHATNPDYENVVLHVAVRAPARAHFPRTASHREVPQICLSDCGGTGGESGAFVPAKPGRCAAPLRLLSQDSLADLLAVAARRRLERKGLALAAMIEARGTDAALYESFATALGYKNNKLPFQLLAQRVPPRIAATPRGEALLFGLAGFLEKPQPPSADARNVHAVLWKSWWRQRSSHAHLVLPRSAWRMNGLRPANHPLRRLGALVSVARCWKTVRGAIESGNLEQLEKVLGPLKHPFWSFHTTWNSPRRATILALVGPERIRDIYVNIALPLALSRGAEPQWLGLPASAGNTPARVAAARLFGGPPPRTLAGRLYVQQGLLQIYSDFCQRDHDECARCRFPGIVEKLSA, encoded by the coding sequence ATGACAGCGCGCGAGGCCTACGAGGAAGCCCTGGCCGGCTGCGACCTCCATGTGCGGGAGCCGGAACCCTTTTCTGACAACGAACTTTTCTGGCAGGCCCGCTGGTTCTCGGGGGCCTGCGGCCGTGAGTTCGTCTGCCGGGATGGCCGAAAGGTCCTTGTCACCGATTTCGGGGAGTGGAACCGGGAAGCCGGGCCGGATTTCGTCAACACTTCCGTGAGGATCGATGGAAAACACCGGCAGGGCGCCATCGAGGTCGATCTCGACGCTGCAGGCTGGGAAAACCACCGCCACGCGACCAACCCTGATTACGAAAATGTCGTTCTTCACGTCGCTGTGAGGGCCCCAGCCCGTGCGCATTTTCCGCGGACCGCATCGCACCGTGAAGTTCCGCAAATCTGCTTGTCCGACTGCGGCGGCACCGGCGGAGAAAGTGGCGCATTTGTTCCGGCCAAGCCCGGGCGTTGCGCCGCTCCTCTGCGCCTCCTCTCGCAGGATTCGCTCGCCGATCTTCTCGCCGTTGCGGCGCGCCGGCGATTGGAGCGCAAGGGCCTGGCGCTCGCAGCCATGATCGAGGCGCGCGGCACCGATGCGGCGCTTTACGAATCCTTCGCCACGGCTCTCGGCTACAAGAACAACAAGTTGCCGTTCCAACTGCTCGCCCAAAGGGTCCCGCCACGCATCGCCGCAACCCCGCGCGGAGAAGCTCTGTTGTTCGGTCTCGCGGGTTTTCTCGAGAAACCGCAACCACCTTCAGCCGACGCCCGCAACGTGCACGCCGTCCTGTGGAAAAGCTGGTGGCGCCAGCGCAGCAGCCACGCGCACCTCGTGCTTCCGCGATCTGCATGGCGAATGAACGGGCTACGCCCCGCCAATCACCCTCTGCGTCGTCTCGGCGCCCTTGTATCCGTTGCGCGGTGTTGGAAAACCGTGCGAGGGGCGATTGAGTCGGGCAATTTGGAACAATTGGAAAAAGTCCTCGGACCACTGAAGCATCCGTTCTGGTCGTTCCACACCACATGGAATTCGCCGCGGCGGGCGACAATTCTGGCTCTCGTCGGCCCCGAGCGCATTCGCGACATCTACGTCAACATTGCCCTGCCTCTCGCTTTGTCCCGTGGCGCCGAGCCGCAATGGCTTGGCCTGCCCGCCTCCGCCGGTAATACCCCCGCCCGCGTCGCGGCAGCCCGGCTCTTTGGTGGACCGCCGCCGCGCACTCTTGCCGGCAGGCTCTACGTGCAACAGGGGCTTTTGCAGATCTACTCCGACTTTTGCCAGCGCGACCACGATGAGTGCGCACGCTGCCGGTTTCCCGGAATCGTCGAAAAGCTGTCCGCTTGA
- a CDS encoding TIGR03790 family protein, which yields MSASPMTACASRFEVLASVALALALQAATAQDPGDARMSREAGATLVVFNSRDPDSRSLAEYYAQRRRIPSDQVVALDCPTDEEISRKDFADTIESPLRAMFDLKGWWTLRESSGTASAPEVTGSRIRFVALMRGIPLKIKTTIQPPEPGKPAPPRPNGGDPVGGHDEASVDSELAALGAFQEERFGVVPNPYYRRFTPIMDSVMLAAQLLVTRLDAPTEDTVRRMIDDGIKAEQSGLHGWAYIDRRSIPESGYKDGDEWLQAAAAECWNQGIPVILDNNPAILPAGFPVTDAALYYGWYAWAAEGAMGAPHFRPGAVAVHIHSFSAATLRDPAKHWAAPLLTRGVAATIGNVYEPYLDLTPHLDVFNERLLQGFTFAESAYMSLKVLSWMNTVVGDPLYRPFAATQAGNFDRDSDPGAQPWTALQKELRKSARSGPMQTLYLARFARENPTGLNYEALGLLQSFYDQPREALSSLEAAGAVYRNPAESFRTVVERIRILQTTGNKKAAIQLIDRTLQRAQPPERAQLLEALRNEIEPPPPAPSVGPKKL from the coding sequence ATGTCCGCATCGCCTATGACGGCCTGCGCATCGAGATTTGAAGTGCTCGCTTCTGTAGCGCTGGCCTTGGCCCTGCAGGCCGCTACCGCGCAGGATCCCGGTGATGCGCGGATGAGCCGCGAGGCCGGCGCCACCCTCGTGGTTTTCAACTCCCGCGATCCCGACTCCCGGTCCCTCGCGGAATACTATGCGCAGCGCAGACGCATACCATCCGACCAAGTCGTCGCGTTGGATTGTCCAACAGACGAGGAAATCTCGCGGAAGGACTTCGCCGATACGATCGAGAGTCCGCTGCGCGCAATGTTTGATCTCAAAGGATGGTGGACGCTGCGCGAAAGCTCCGGCACAGCTTCTGCCCCCGAAGTCACCGGCAGCCGCATCCGCTTCGTCGCCTTGATGCGAGGGATTCCCCTCAAGATCAAGACGACCATCCAACCTCCCGAGCCCGGCAAGCCCGCGCCCCCGCGCCCGAACGGCGGCGATCCGGTGGGCGGGCATGATGAAGCATCGGTGGATTCGGAACTCGCCGCGCTTGGCGCTTTCCAAGAAGAGCGCTTTGGCGTGGTGCCAAACCCGTATTACCGACGCTTCACCCCGATCATGGACTCGGTAATGCTCGCGGCTCAGCTGCTCGTGACGCGGCTCGATGCACCGACGGAGGACACCGTGCGGCGCATGATCGACGACGGCATCAAAGCGGAGCAATCGGGGCTCCACGGTTGGGCCTACATCGACCGGAGAAGCATCCCGGAGAGCGGATACAAGGACGGGGACGAATGGCTCCAAGCCGCGGCGGCGGAGTGCTGGAACCAGGGGATCCCAGTCATCCTGGACAACAACCCGGCGATTTTGCCCGCGGGTTTCCCCGTCACGGATGCCGCGCTCTACTATGGTTGGTATGCGTGGGCCGCGGAGGGCGCGATGGGCGCGCCGCATTTCCGCCCTGGCGCCGTGGCAGTGCACATCCACTCTTTCAGCGCCGCAACGCTGCGCGATCCTGCGAAGCACTGGGCAGCCCCGTTGCTCACACGCGGGGTGGCCGCCACCATTGGAAATGTTTACGAACCCTACCTCGACCTCACGCCGCATCTCGACGTCTTCAACGAGCGCTTGCTGCAGGGCTTCACCTTTGCGGAGAGCGCATACATGAGCCTGAAGGTTCTGTCTTGGATGAACACGGTCGTCGGGGATCCGCTCTACCGCCCGTTTGCCGCTACCCAAGCGGGAAACTTCGACCGCGATTCGGATCCGGGCGCACAACCTTGGACCGCGCTGCAAAAAGAATTGCGCAAATCGGCGCGCTCGGGGCCGATGCAGACGCTTTATCTCGCACGGTTCGCACGCGAAAACCCCACCGGCCTCAACTACGAAGCTCTCGGCCTGCTGCAAAGCTTTTACGATCAGCCCCGGGAAGCGCTTTCCTCGCTCGAGGCCGCGGGCGCTGTTTATCGAAATCCCGCGGAATCGTTCAGGACTGTCGTCGAGCGGATCCGCATTTTACAAACAACAGGAAATAAAAAGGCCGCCATTCAACTCATCGACCGCACCTTGCAGCGCGCTCAACCCCCGGAGCGCGCGCAGTTGCTCGAGGCGCTGCGCAATGAGATCGAGCCACCGCCCCCCGCACCGTCCGTGGGGCCGAAAAAGTTATGA
- a CDS encoding MBL fold metallo-hydrolase, with protein sequence MAELAITFLGTGTSQGVPFVACDCPVCRSQDPRDKRLRSSILVEAADVTFLVDTTPDLRTQALRHGLRHIDAAVFTHSHTDHVAGFDDLRRFCELADRSMPVYASPHTMADLRRMFYYAFDGQHAFRNYVRPDPREITEPFQLGSVEIIPAEVPHGRMLVHGYIFARGGRKLAAYFSDCHHVPGPVIEQITGIPVLIIDALRHEPHPSHLSLSEALGVAADAQAKQAWLTHIGHDLGHKETESLLPDNVRIAYDGLRIEI encoded by the coding sequence ATGGCCGAACTTGCGATCACTTTTTTAGGCACCGGGACGTCCCAAGGGGTGCCGTTCGTGGCCTGTGACTGCCCGGTCTGCCGTTCGCAGGACCCGCGCGACAAGAGGCTGCGGTCCTCGATACTCGTCGAGGCTGCGGATGTGACGTTCCTGGTCGACACGACCCCGGACCTCCGCACGCAGGCTCTGCGCCACGGACTTCGCCACATCGACGCGGCTGTTTTTACCCACTCGCATACCGATCATGTGGCGGGCTTCGACGACCTTCGCCGATTCTGTGAACTCGCCGACCGGTCGATGCCGGTTTATGCCTCGCCCCATACCATGGCGGACCTGCGCAGGATGTTTTACTACGCGTTTGACGGGCAGCACGCCTTCCGAAATTACGTCCGGCCCGATCCCCGGGAAATCACGGAACCGTTCCAGCTAGGCAGCGTGGAAATCATCCCGGCCGAAGTTCCCCACGGGCGCATGCTGGTGCACGGCTACATCTTCGCGCGGGGCGGACGCAAGTTGGCAGCCTACTTCAGCGATTGCCACCACGTTCCGGGGCCGGTCATAGAGCAGATAACCGGCATCCCCGTGCTGATCATCGACGCTCTGCGCCACGAACCCCACCCGAGCCATCTTTCGCTCAGCGAGGCGCTGGGAGTGGCCGCCGACGCGCAGGCAAAGCAAGCCTGGTTGACGCATATCGGCCACGATCTTGGCCACAAGGAAACGGAGTCCCTGTTGCCGGACAATGTCCGCATCGCCTATGACGGCCTGCGCATCGAGATTTGA